From the Bacteroidia bacterium genome, one window contains:
- a CDS encoding S41 family peptidase, which yields MKRPIFLLFLLPLLFSCEKLLMEPGPDNTPENNFQELWQTLDHKYTFFTFKNIDWDSVYNVYHPRISNDMSDQALFDVMSEMLFELRDGHVNLFTPFDISRNWEWYLGSPQNFNFSLLERNYLQNDYERSGPLLNKMIDSIGYIYCGSFGSTIYPENIDYVLKKFQHLKGIIIDVRDNGGGSTANSDRLASRFTASERVVYFERFKNGPGHDDFSEPRPKYLRPEGPLQFTKPVAVLTNRSSYSAANDFAVIMSALPHVTLIGDTTGGGGGYPYYSELPNGWHYRFSSSQTISVNDLIVEAGIPPDIQSELREDDEIRGIDTILERALEELK from the coding sequence ATGAAGCGACCGATCTTCCTGCTTTTTCTCCTTCCGCTACTGTTTTCATGCGAAAAACTTTTGATGGAACCCGGCCCGGACAATACACCTGAAAATAATTTTCAGGAGCTATGGCAGACATTAGATCACAAATACACATTTTTTACTTTTAAAAATATTGACTGGGATTCGGTTTATAATGTATACCATCCGCGTATATCCAATGATATGAGCGATCAGGCACTATTTGATGTGATGAGTGAAATGCTCTTTGAATTGCGTGATGGCCATGTGAATCTGTTCACTCCTTTTGATATTTCGCGAAACTGGGAATGGTATCTTGGAAGTCCGCAGAATTTTAATTTTTCCCTGCTTGAGCGCAATTACCTGCAGAATGATTACGAACGATCAGGTCCGCTCCTGAACAAGATGATTGACAGCATTGGCTATATTTATTGCGGCAGCTTCGGAAGCACTATTTATCCTGAGAACATAGATTATGTACTGAAGAAATTTCAGCATCTGAAAGGGATCATCATTGACGTTCGGGATAATGGTGGGGGAAGTACGGCCAATAGCGATCGTCTGGCCAGCCGTTTTACTGCTTCTGAGCGGGTAGTGTATTTTGAACGGTTTAAGAATGGTCCCGGCCATGATGATTTCTCCGAACCCCGACCCAAATACCTGCGGCCGGAAGGACCACTCCAATTCACCAAACCTGTGGCTGTGCTTACAAACCGCTCCAGCTACAGTGCCGCCAATGATTTTGCCGTGATCATGTCTGCGCTTCCCCATGTCACCCTTATTGGCGATACTACCGGAGGCGGAGGAGGATATCCTTATTACAGTGAGTTGCCGAATGGTTGGCACTATCGCTTTTCTTCGAGCCAAACCATCAGTGTAAATGATCTTATAGTAGAAGCCGGCATACCTCCTGATATTCAGTCAGAATTGCGGGAAGATGATGAGATCAGGGGAATTGATACAATTCTGGAACGTGCGCTGGAAGAGCTGAAGTGA
- a CDS encoding TPM domain-containing protein yields MKFPSENKWLFLLLLFPCLLTAKDLPEKTKRLVNDYADVLTEQQEAELERYLVAYNDSTTTQIAIVIERSLDDEALEDYTQRLAESWGIGQQGNDNGVLIYVAKDDRKMRIEVGYGLEPVIPDILAGRIMDNYMQPQFRKDNYYQGLWDASTVLMKLASQEFTAADVKGGGKKESPPILIIVLPFIIILIIFLVGILSWRSKVKGLMHSRSLGFWAAAALLSTMASKRGRNSTGWGSFHSGGGSFGGGRGGGGFGGFGGGSFGGGGASGSW; encoded by the coding sequence ATGAAGTTTCCTTCAGAAAATAAGTGGCTTTTCCTGCTGCTTTTATTTCCCTGCTTACTCACCGCCAAAGACCTCCCGGAAAAAACGAAACGCCTGGTGAACGATTATGCGGATGTGCTGACAGAGCAGCAAGAGGCTGAACTGGAACGGTATCTCGTGGCCTACAATGATTCCACCACTACCCAGATTGCCATAGTAATAGAGCGATCGCTTGATGATGAAGCACTGGAAGACTACACCCAACGACTAGCCGAAAGCTGGGGAATTGGCCAGCAAGGCAATGACAATGGCGTCTTAATCTATGTGGCCAAAGACGACCGGAAAATGCGGATTGAGGTTGGCTACGGACTGGAACCGGTGATCCCTGATATCCTTGCGGGCCGGATCATGGATAATTACATGCAACCACAGTTCAGGAAGGACAATTATTACCAGGGCCTGTGGGACGCCAGTACCGTGCTGATGAAACTGGCCAGCCAGGAATTCACAGCCGCAGACGTAAAAGGCGGAGGCAAAAAAGAGAGCCCCCCAATCCTGATCATTGTGCTGCCCTTTATCATCATCCTTATCATATTTCTTGTGGGTATACTGAGCTGGCGCAGCAAAGTAAAAGGGCTGATGCATTCCCGCAGTCTTGGCTTCTGGGCGGCAGCCGCGTTGCTCAGCACAATGGCTTCTAAGCGCGGCCGCAATTCCACAGGCTGGGGAAGCTTTCATAGCGGAGGCGGCTCCTTTGGCGGTGGCCGGGGAGGCGGTGGATTTGGCGGCTTCGGTGGCGGCAGTTTCGGTGGCGGTGGCGCCAGTGGAAGCTGGTAA
- a CDS encoding TPM domain-containing protein, with product MAEAKEFIGLDGRQVIEQAIREAEESTSGEIRVHIEARLEEEEVKDRAAHLFAALKMHKTKMRNGVLFYLAYEDHQFAILGDKGINQKVPDDFWEHIKDEMQAEFKQSRFAAGLAKGVEMAGEALKQYFPLKKDDINELPDEVSFRK from the coding sequence ATGGCAGAGGCAAAAGAATTTATTGGTCTGGATGGCAGGCAGGTGATTGAACAGGCTATTCGCGAAGCGGAAGAAAGCACTTCAGGCGAAATACGTGTTCACATCGAAGCCAGGCTTGAGGAGGAAGAAGTGAAGGACCGTGCGGCCCACCTGTTTGCCGCGCTCAAAATGCATAAAACCAAAATGCGCAATGGCGTCCTGTTTTATTTGGCCTATGAGGATCATCAATTTGCCATTTTGGGCGATAAAGGCATAAACCAAAAAGTACCGGATGATTTTTGGGAGCATATTAAAGATGAAATGCAGGCCGAATTTAAACAGAGCCGGTTTGCCGCTGGCCTGGCCAAAGGAGTAGAAATGGCGGGCGAGGCATTAAAGCAATATTTCCCCTTGAAAAAAGACGATATAAATGAACTTCCTGATGAAGTTTCCTTCAGAAAATAA
- a CDS encoding LemA family protein, which produces MKRNITGLLLGLFALTTFSSCGYNSMVSKDEAVTAQWGNVEVVYQRRADLIPNLVNTVKGAADFEQETLTQVVEARSKATGINISADELTPENIQRFQEAQQQLSGALSRLLVSVERYPEIKANQNFRDLQVQLEGTENRISVERRKFNDAVRDYNSYIRKFPNNMTAGIFGFESKGYFEADAGSEDAPEVEF; this is translated from the coding sequence ATGAAGAGGAATATAACGGGTTTGTTACTGGGGTTATTCGCCCTTACAACATTCAGTAGTTGTGGTTATAACTCAATGGTATCCAAGGATGAGGCAGTTACAGCACAGTGGGGCAATGTAGAAGTTGTATACCAGCGCAGGGCCGATCTCATTCCAAATCTTGTGAATACCGTAAAAGGCGCAGCCGACTTTGAGCAGGAAACGCTGACACAGGTAGTGGAAGCGCGAAGCAAAGCTACAGGCATCAATATCAGCGCGGATGAGCTTACACCCGAAAATATTCAGAGATTCCAGGAAGCGCAACAGCAGCTTTCCGGTGCGCTGAGCCGCTTGCTGGTATCGGTAGAGCGATATCCTGAAATTAAAGCCAACCAGAACTTTCGCGACCTGCAGGTACAACTTGAAGGCACGGAAAACCGCATTTCTGTGGAAAGACGAAAATTCAATGATGCTGTGAGAGATTATAACAGCTACATCCGCAAATTCCCGAACAATATGACAGCGGGAATATTTGGTTTTGAAAGCAAGGGCTACTTCGAGGCGGATGCAGGTTCAGAAGATGCTCCGGAAGTTGAATTTTAA
- a CDS encoding hybrid sensor histidine kinase/response regulator, with translation MKYKILIADDERSYLQQMISILNQAEEEFSVYCAPNGVIACEIALDVEPHLIITDWVMPEMDGLETLNFLKNHERTAEIPVLMITGLTSPEKLQQAFAAGAIDFITKPFEETEILARIRSVLLTNLKTNYYHQKVLDQKQNIERVNRELEKFIYCSSHDINGPVASGQGLLELMSTAEKFEEVKGYFPLLNSIFDRMHLIVIGLTRFGEIRKKVIVHEQLQLDTMIRSLVYSEEKEQEHSAELFLDLREQQILSDQFLFNEILKPLIRNSFMYFKGPDPMEIHISIFREEDQYIMTYRDNGPGFEEKLNEHVLEMFSKCTSSTTGLGLGLYLARTAIQKLKGTLKAKGNPGRGAEFTVSFPVIKTAQLEPEEMKVFSLRA, from the coding sequence ATGAAGTATAAAATATTAATCGCAGATGATGAGCGCAGCTACCTGCAGCAAATGATCTCCATCCTGAATCAGGCTGAAGAAGAATTCAGCGTATACTGTGCACCCAATGGCGTGATTGCCTGCGAAATTGCCCTGGATGTAGAACCGCATCTCATTATCACAGACTGGGTAATGCCGGAGATGGACGGGCTGGAAACACTTAATTTCCTGAAGAATCATGAACGGACGGCAGAGATACCCGTATTGATGATTACAGGCCTTACCTCTCCTGAAAAACTACAGCAGGCATTCGCGGCTGGCGCCATTGATTTTATTACAAAACCATTTGAAGAAACAGAGATCCTGGCCAGGATCAGATCGGTGCTGCTCACAAATTTAAAGACAAATTATTACCATCAGAAAGTACTGGATCAGAAGCAGAATATTGAAAGGGTAAATCGTGAACTTGAGAAATTTATTTATTGCTCTTCCCATGATATTAATGGACCCGTGGCGTCAGGACAAGGCCTGCTGGAACTGATGAGTACGGCTGAGAAATTTGAAGAAGTAAAGGGATATTTCCCGCTGCTCAATTCAATTTTTGACCGCATGCACCTCATCGTGATTGGTCTTACCCGGTTTGGCGAAATCCGCAAAAAAGTAATTGTGCATGAACAGTTACAACTGGATACGATGATCAGGAGCCTGGTTTATTCTGAGGAAAAAGAACAGGAGCATTCTGCTGAATTATTTCTTGACCTGCGCGAACAACAAATTCTTTCAGACCAGTTTCTATTTAATGAAATCCTGAAACCCTTGATCCGAAACAGTTTCATGTATTTTAAGGGGCCTGACCCTATGGAAATACACATTTCAATTTTCAGAGAAGAAGATCAGTATATAATGACATACCGCGACAATGGCCCCGGTTTCGAGGAAAAGCTCAATGAGCATGTCCTGGAGATGTTCAGCAAATGCACATCATCCACCACCGGTTTGGGGCTGGGCCTGTACCTGGCACGCACTGCTATCCAAAAACTCAAAGGCACCCTGAAGGCCAAAGGAAACCCAGGCCGGGGTGCTGAATTTACGGTATCATTTCCCGTAATTAAAACTGCACAGTTGGAACCTGAAGAAATGAAGGTATTCAGCCTTAGGGCCTGA
- a CDS encoding two-component regulator propeller domain-containing protein yields the protein MKSGFLTLAIVIFSFSAVAQVHNFRNYSVEEGLEQSQVLDIMQDRDGYLWFATYGGLNRFNGKEFSSYTVKEGLSGNQVRAVYEDHRGRIWAGTYGGGITILSRGGEFRDTFYTEILNTANKRFPKDFIFDINGDKNHVYIATNGSGLVVYSNDTFKVLDEQQGFPTDRAYTVLPVNENEVWVGTWKGLCKYNPLTGDLVTFTTANGLPDDRVVSLHVDKQNNLWLGTYGGGMAVIDLNDPKDYEFTPLPVNDELPHKSIVSLAEDAEGNIWGGTYGGGAIRIRKSNSIGLPPVVEVFNEKNGLSNNYIWSLHCDSEGSIWLGTNGGGAMKYGTGRFSYTGHDQGLINDKVFAIEADNDHLYVGTLEGITLFKTDGNQLKFVENITDELPAKHVWSILKDSRRRLWIGTGEGLLLKENGHSRILAEEEGISNNVVNKIWEDSDGIIWFATNAGISIFREGQLIDLTKRKEGEGDKEPKELQGLHLSRHQFLDIHIDREDHIWFASNKGLITSPRKAFLQQPDSFIKITEENGLSQNMCFTLAENPEGDLLIGTYGGGINLIPQKEITKLRNGNLPKIRHITTEEGLTDNSVISLIFIEDGKYLIAGTNRGINKITYKSLNTAEPEIKQFGRAEGFIGLECNQNAIYRDSRNNVWIGTIKGLIKYDPSEDRTNLAVPQIKINQVLVHRKPYDIGKQEEFKHGQNHFTFLFDGLSFHIPEKVRFRYKLEGLEEEWSPPVKENFATYPNIPPGNYIFKVKAMNNDGIWNELPEALTFTIHPPFWQTWWFYLLSFLVLVGLISLVFRFRLIKLQRDKRLLEMKVSERTSELQQAYVELKQLQKFKESMMEMVVHDLKNPLNAVLVSARKFPSTKTAEHIYQAGRQMLNLVLNILDVQKFEEAKVQLKQSKVPFQELIQEVMNQVEFLATQKGVMLKFEIMQNTLCNIDHELVGRVLVNLLTNAIKFTATGGTVTIRATLQEEGVYNGFLKTEIIDTGIGIPPDKINLVFQKFGQVHSVNSGEAKSTGIGLTYCKMVVEAHGGKIWVESAEGEGSNFQFVLPAELMDVPAPEAAMLQNRQEKELSEDLQLEEEQHRELQNHLLELGALKVYQTSESVRILESIEEMKIEAINHWLNRLEQSIYNCDQAGYEEILQKLIARIKKTNEV from the coding sequence GTGAAATCAGGATTTCTGACGCTTGCCATTGTAATTTTCTCATTTAGTGCAGTTGCGCAGGTACATAATTTCAGGAACTACTCGGTAGAAGAAGGGCTGGAGCAGAGCCAGGTACTGGATATAATGCAGGACCGGGACGGGTACTTGTGGTTTGCGACTTATGGCGGACTGAACCGGTTCAACGGCAAGGAATTCAGCAGCTACACGGTAAAAGAAGGACTGAGCGGAAACCAGGTAAGAGCGGTGTATGAGGATCATCGTGGGAGGATATGGGCCGGAACCTATGGCGGAGGGATCACCATTCTTTCCCGTGGAGGAGAATTTCGCGATACGTTTTACACCGAAATTTTGAATACTGCCAATAAGCGGTTTCCGAAAGATTTCATATTCGATATTAATGGCGACAAAAACCATGTATATATCGCTACGAACGGTTCAGGGCTCGTGGTCTATTCAAATGATACCTTCAAAGTGCTTGATGAACAGCAAGGTTTCCCGACTGACCGGGCGTATACGGTTCTTCCTGTAAATGAAAACGAAGTATGGGTGGGTACATGGAAGGGACTGTGCAAATACAATCCACTGACAGGTGATCTTGTGACTTTCACCACAGCCAATGGACTTCCGGATGACAGGGTGGTAAGCCTGCATGTAGATAAGCAAAATAACCTGTGGTTGGGAACCTATGGTGGCGGCATGGCAGTCATTGATCTTAATGATCCAAAAGATTACGAATTCACCCCGCTCCCGGTAAATGACGAGTTGCCTCACAAAAGCATTGTGTCGCTGGCCGAAGATGCTGAAGGCAATATCTGGGGCGGAACCTATGGCGGTGGCGCCATTCGAATCAGGAAAAGCAATAGCATTGGCCTTCCGCCCGTGGTCGAAGTTTTCAATGAAAAAAATGGGTTAAGCAATAACTATATATGGTCACTGCACTGCGATTCCGAAGGAAGTATCTGGCTCGGAACTAACGGAGGAGGTGCTATGAAATATGGCACCGGGCGTTTCTCGTATACAGGTCATGATCAAGGACTGATCAATGACAAAGTATTCGCAATTGAAGCAGACAATGATCACCTCTATGTAGGTACGCTGGAAGGAATTACGTTGTTTAAAACAGATGGAAACCAACTCAAATTTGTTGAGAATATCACTGATGAACTCCCTGCCAAGCACGTTTGGAGCATCCTCAAAGATAGCCGCAGACGCCTATGGATAGGAACTGGAGAGGGATTGCTGCTAAAGGAAAACGGGCACTCCCGGATATTGGCTGAGGAAGAAGGTATCAGCAATAACGTGGTCAACAAAATTTGGGAGGATTCTGACGGGATCATCTGGTTTGCCACGAATGCCGGCATTTCCATTTTCCGGGAGGGGCAGCTTATTGATCTTACTAAACGCAAGGAAGGGGAAGGAGATAAGGAACCGAAAGAATTGCAGGGGCTGCATCTTTCGCGGCATCAGTTTCTTGACATTCATATTGACCGTGAAGATCATATATGGTTTGCATCCAATAAAGGTCTGATCACTTCACCTCGCAAAGCTTTTCTTCAGCAGCCTGATTCGTTTATAAAGATTACGGAAGAGAACGGGCTCAGCCAAAATATGTGCTTTACGTTGGCTGAAAATCCGGAGGGCGATCTACTCATCGGAACTTATGGCGGTGGGATTAATCTCATTCCGCAAAAGGAGATCACCAAACTGAGAAATGGCAACCTGCCAAAAATCAGGCACATCACTACGGAAGAAGGCCTTACAGATAATTCCGTGATTTCACTGATCTTCATTGAAGATGGTAAGTACCTGATAGCTGGGACCAATCGCGGAATTAATAAAATCACCTATAAAAGCCTGAATACCGCAGAGCCGGAGATCAAACAATTCGGGCGGGCCGAAGGCTTTATTGGCCTGGAGTGCAATCAAAACGCTATTTACAGGGACAGCAGGAATAATGTATGGATCGGGACCATCAAGGGGCTGATAAAATATGACCCCTCTGAAGACAGAACAAATCTGGCCGTTCCACAAATTAAGATAAACCAGGTTTTAGTACACAGGAAGCCTTATGATATAGGTAAACAGGAAGAATTTAAGCACGGACAGAATCACTTCACGTTTTTGTTTGACGGGCTTAGCTTCCATATTCCGGAAAAAGTAAGATTCCGGTATAAGCTGGAAGGCCTTGAAGAAGAGTGGTCACCTCCGGTAAAAGAGAATTTTGCCACGTATCCGAATATTCCGCCCGGCAACTATATCTTCAAGGTGAAGGCAATGAATAATGATGGGATCTGGAATGAATTACCTGAGGCGCTGACCTTCACGATCCATCCTCCGTTCTGGCAGACGTGGTGGTTTTACCTGCTCAGTTTCCTGGTTCTGGTGGGGCTTATCAGCCTTGTATTCCGGTTCAGGTTGATAAAGCTGCAACGCGATAAACGCCTGCTGGAAATGAAAGTGAGTGAACGCACCAGCGAATTACAACAGGCTTATGTGGAACTGAAGCAGCTACAGAAATTTAAAGAAAGCATGATGGAAATGGTGGTGCATGACCTGAAAAACCCGCTGAATGCGGTGCTGGTGAGCGCCCGGAAATTTCCTTCCACCAAAACAGCCGAGCACATTTACCAGGCCGGGCGCCAAATGTTGAACCTGGTCCTGAATATTCTTGATGTCCAGAAATTTGAGGAAGCCAAAGTGCAGCTTAAGCAGAGCAAAGTTCCATTTCAGGAACTGATCCAGGAGGTTATGAATCAGGTTGAGTTCCTCGCTACACAAAAGGGTGTTATGCTAAAATTTGAGATTATGCAAAATACCCTCTGCAATATTGATCATGAACTGGTAGGAAGGGTGCTGGTGAATTTACTCACCAACGCCATAAAATTTACGGCCACTGGCGGAACCGTAACAATCCGTGCTACTCTGCAGGAAGAAGGCGTTTATAATGGCTTTTTGAAAACTGAGATCATTGACACGGGGATAGGTATACCGCCTGATAAGATAAACCTGGTATTCCAGAAATTCGGGCAGGTGCATTCGGTAAATTCTGGCGAGGCTAAATCTACAGGCATCGGCCTCACTTACTGCAAGATGGTAGTAGAGGCGCATGGCGGAAAGATTTGGGTGGAATCTGCTGAAGGTGAGGGCAGCAACTTCCAGTTTGTGCTTCCTGCAGAACTCATGGATGTCCCCGCGCCTGAAGCCGCTATGCTGCAAAACCGCCAGGAAAAGGAATTATCTGAGGATCTGCAACTCGAAGAAGAACAGCACAGGGAATTGCAGAATCATCTGCTGGAGTTGGGAGCACTGAAAGTCTATCAAACCAGCGAGAGCGTCAGGATCCTGGAGTCTATCGAAGAAATGAAAATTGAAGCCATCAATCACTGGTTGAACCGCCTTGAGCAATCCATTTATAACTGCGATCAGGCAGGATATGAAGAAATCCTCCAAAAGCTTATCGCCAGAATAAAAAAGACGAATGAAGTATAA
- the lipB gene encoding lipoyl(octanoyl) transferase LipB has product MNKIIFRDLEKIRYKEAWDLQEYYFKNIVDQKIQNRNTPGYEKLTKNYLLFCEHPPVYTLGKSGDINNVLLNEEQQKEKGVEFFKINRGGDITFHGPGQLVGYPVMDLENFFTDIHKYLRLLEETMILTLAEYGIVAGRYPGYTGVWLEPDDEFHARKICAIGVRCSRWITMHGWAFNINTDLSYFNHIIPCGIKDKDVTSMAKELGKPLNMAEVKAVVKHHFANLFHAELISEPAV; this is encoded by the coding sequence ATGAATAAAATTATTTTCAGGGATTTAGAAAAAATCCGGTATAAAGAAGCATGGGATCTTCAGGAATATTATTTTAAAAATATAGTTGATCAAAAAATTCAGAATAGAAATACACCAGGATATGAAAAGCTAACGAAAAACTATTTACTTTTTTGTGAGCATCCTCCGGTTTATACTCTGGGAAAAAGTGGAGATATTAATAATGTATTATTAAACGAAGAGCAACAGAAAGAAAAGGGTGTTGAATTTTTTAAGATTAACAGGGGTGGCGATATAACTTTTCATGGGCCGGGACAGCTTGTAGGCTACCCGGTGATGGACCTGGAAAATTTTTTTACTGATATACATAAGTATCTCCGGCTTCTGGAAGAAACGATGATCCTTACCCTGGCTGAATACGGTATAGTGGCGGGGCGATACCCAGGCTACACGGGTGTGTGGCTGGAACCGGATGATGAATTCCATGCACGAAAAATTTGCGCGATAGGTGTACGATGCAGCCGCTGGATTACTATGCATGGCTGGGCTTTTAATATTAATACGGACTTAAGCTATTTTAATCATATTATTCCCTGCGGCATCAAGGATAAGGATGTCACTTCTATGGCGAAGGAACTAGGCAAACCTCTCAATATGGCTGAGGTAAAAGCTGTGGTGAAGCACCATTTTGCGAATCTGTTCCATGCTGAGCTGATCAGCGAACCGGCCGTTTAA
- a CDS encoding DEAD/DEAH box helicase gives MIKELEREKIKRLDQYELIDWLRKKTSVLTKAGFEIEQPVLSGKQVSLEIPKIKMKVDTTDNDWLDIEAVVKIGKFNIPFIKFRDHILNGNRVFELPDETITILPEEWFAQYKEVFQLSDEEDGKLWLAKSQAGLLNLKTNGLKEHEQEDFTHSIEQPKALQATLRHYQLEGLNWMNHLREQRLGGCLADEMGLGKTLQSIALLLHVKECQTQEEPMAAYSDIGETGYQDDPQLDLFSIYKRDLARIKRLRALIVMPLSLIHNWEHEIARFVPGMKVYKHAGLDRTRNSSVFNLFDVILTTYATLRNDIDIFAHFGFNYLILDESQHIKNPKSKTYKAITEVEAQHRLVLTGTPIENSISDLWAQMNFVNPGMLGSYHYFKNEFIYPVEKERDEKKREKLRKLISPFILRRRIRDVAQELPERNEQVFYTEMETRQKKLYEEEKSRARNQILENIRKFGKAKSNILILKSLSRLRQIANHPALVNFDEDELDLNGVKTNYDEEDFLYASGKFQDVTNQLDQIISEGHKVLMFSQFVKHLDIYKEWLQDEGLKYSYLIGKRNRKEREKAIDQFQTDPETQVFLISLKAGGTGLNLTAASYVFMLDPWWNPATENQAISRAHRIGQDKNVFAYRFITVDTVEEKIMKLQERKKELASDLLPDQGGFQLTEEEVGYLFT, from the coding sequence ATGATAAAAGAATTGGAACGGGAAAAAATAAAACGGCTGGATCAGTATGAACTGATAGACTGGCTGAGAAAGAAAACATCGGTTTTAACAAAAGCTGGGTTTGAAATTGAACAACCGGTTTTGTCCGGAAAGCAGGTGAGCCTGGAAATACCTAAAATTAAAATGAAGGTAGATACCACGGACAATGACTGGCTGGACATTGAGGCCGTGGTAAAAATCGGAAAATTCAATATTCCTTTTATTAAATTCAGAGACCACATCCTGAACGGCAACCGTGTATTTGAATTGCCTGATGAAACCATCACAATTCTTCCGGAGGAATGGTTTGCTCAATACAAAGAAGTATTCCAACTGAGCGATGAGGAGGACGGGAAGCTTTGGCTGGCCAAAAGCCAGGCAGGTCTGTTGAACCTGAAAACCAACGGACTGAAAGAACATGAGCAGGAAGACTTTACGCATTCTATAGAACAACCGAAAGCGCTGCAGGCCACGCTACGCCATTACCAGCTCGAAGGACTGAACTGGATGAACCATCTGCGGGAGCAGAGGCTGGGAGGTTGCCTGGCTGATGAAATGGGATTGGGCAAAACCCTTCAATCCATTGCCCTTTTGCTACACGTCAAGGAATGCCAGACGCAGGAAGAACCCATGGCAGCCTACTCTGATATTGGCGAAACGGGATACCAGGATGATCCGCAGCTCGACCTCTTCAGCATATACAAGCGGGATCTCGCCCGAATCAAAAGGTTGCGGGCATTGATCGTTATGCCTCTTTCTCTCATCCACAACTGGGAGCATGAAATTGCCCGTTTCGTTCCGGGAATGAAGGTGTACAAACATGCCGGCCTCGACAGGACGCGCAACAGCAGCGTTTTTAATCTCTTTGATGTTATTCTTACCACATACGCCACGCTCAGAAACGACATTGACATCTTTGCGCATTTTGGTTTTAATTACCTGATCCTTGATGAAAGTCAGCATATTAAAAACCCAAAGTCAAAAACTTATAAAGCCATCACTGAAGTAGAAGCGCAACACCGCCTGGTACTCACGGGCACGCCCATCGAAAATTCGATCAGCGATCTCTGGGCACAAATGAATTTTGTAAACCCCGGCATGTTGGGGAGTTATCATTATTTTAAAAATGAATTTATATATCCGGTTGAGAAAGAACGGGATGAGAAAAAGCGGGAGAAGCTCAGAAAACTTATTTCTCCCTTCATCCTGAGGCGCAGGATCCGCGATGTTGCGCAGGAACTCCCCGAACGCAACGAGCAGGTTTTCTACACGGAAATGGAGACACGGCAGAAAAAGCTGTACGAAGAAGAGAAGTCGCGCGCACGCAACCAGATCCTGGAAAACATCCGGAAGTTTGGGAAAGCGAAGAGCAATATTCTCATCCTTAAGAGCCTGAGCCGGCTGCGCCAAATCGCCAACCACCCTGCACTCGTAAATTTTGACGAGGATGAACTGGACCTCAATGGGGTCAAAACCAACTATGATGAAGAAGATTTTCTTTATGCTTCAGGGAAGTTTCAGGACGTGACCAACCAATTGGATCAGATCATCAGTGAGGGCCATAAAGTCCTGATGTTCTCGCAGTTTGTAAAGCACCTGGATATTTATAAGGAGTGGCTGCAGGATGAAGGCCTGAAATATAGCTACCTCATTGGCAAGCGAAACCGTAAAGAACGGGAGAAAGCAATTGATCAGTTTCAGACGGATCCCGAAACGCAGGTTTTCCTGATCTCATTAAAGGCAGGCGGCACTGGCCTCAATCTCACCGCAGCGAGCTATGTTTTTATGCTGGATCCCTGGTGGAACCCGGCCACTGAGAACCAAGCCATCAGCCGGGCCCATCGCATTGGGCAGGACAAAAATGTATTTGCCTACCGCTTTATTACTGTGGATACGGTAGAGGAAAAGATCATGAAGCTGCAGGAAAGGAAAAAAGAACTGGCAAGCGACTTGTTGCCGGACCAAGGCGGCTTCCAACTCACGGAAGAAGAAGTGGGATATTTATTTACCTGA